One genomic window of Leptospira paudalimensis includes the following:
- a CDS encoding PAS domain-containing sensor histidine kinase, which yields MIPFEFDVVFAVTALSVVVNSVISIIIYFLSKNSKSEIKLSYTSLFLAILVIRNYSLFIYGSTQNELYFFFSESLTLLSSFLLLLSILPIITKTISKHWVFLSLIVTYIIFISLLLGDFSFFWFALPTAIFNGFTLLLFGSIIFGLIEYPKNIRLYFFTVCVLLSLQRLFFPYLFTIDWYKPLGYTINTLFMFLFGVACILFSFQVQTKILNLSLFELETLQKAIKDVNVRLLIMYNQLPAIIYNIEFLPEPRTSYISSKMEEITGYGINYFYENSDFFRDIVIPEDQHKIEDLFSGISPIILRMIHANGSIIWTEHYVNISNDILGIKKRIDVVALDITNSKKTEFSLLQEKNLNSTVFDNAANLILLTNADGLLENINPAALKVLELDKNEVIGKYIQDIILAEEDREFLKEVLADINEIQNIAESLILRYITTNRQILYLEWRLGIIRDSKNEPSKIIWIGIDQTSKRTAELELKELNKSLEEKVKERTKELQTSNTELNSALFALREAQEKLIQNEKLASLGQLVSGLSHEINNPIGMIKSSVETLIAEWEEESHDLKNQSLIDILNLIIDSNDSGLRILTGLTNRQARKSLAELLKENSILYAEELAELFVDSGIRNLSLPILKKIQSAVTNQNDFNQLRKFLLMKQSSEHILYSIKRLSKITFTLKNFAGLQSNLELVDFSLKDTIHSAISLYKEYFLRDINLILNLDFEGKIRCIQGDLVQLWSQMIWNAIQAVSSKGTISIRSFKTSDTVIVEIEDSGIGIPPEHQSKIFMPFYSTKTSGDGLGLGLYLVKEIVNRHNANISFESEPGKTIFRVGFPFKS from the coding sequence ATGATTCCATTTGAATTTGATGTTGTTTTTGCCGTTACTGCACTATCAGTAGTTGTCAATTCAGTCATTTCGATCATTATCTATTTTTTATCCAAAAACTCCAAATCAGAAATCAAACTTTCGTATACATCATTATTCTTAGCCATTTTAGTCATTCGGAATTATTCCTTATTCATTTATGGGAGCACTCAAAATGAACTTTATTTCTTTTTCTCAGAGTCATTAACACTTCTAAGTTCTTTTCTATTATTATTATCTATACTTCCGATCATAACCAAAACCATTTCCAAACACTGGGTATTCCTTTCGCTCATTGTCACCTATATTATTTTTATATCCTTACTTCTCGGTGATTTCAGTTTTTTTTGGTTTGCATTACCTACTGCAATCTTCAATGGATTTACGCTTTTATTGTTTGGAAGCATCATATTCGGTTTAATTGAATACCCAAAAAACATCCGCCTATATTTTTTTACAGTATGTGTTTTATTATCACTCCAAAGATTATTTTTCCCTTATCTATTTACAATCGATTGGTACAAACCTTTAGGTTATACAATCAATACCTTGTTTATGTTTTTGTTTGGTGTAGCATGTATTCTTTTTAGTTTCCAAGTACAAACAAAAATTTTAAACTTATCGTTATTCGAACTGGAAACACTGCAAAAGGCAATCAAAGATGTGAATGTACGACTGCTCATTATGTACAATCAACTTCCAGCTATCATCTATAATATTGAATTTTTGCCGGAACCAAGAACATCTTATATCAGTTCCAAAATGGAAGAAATCACAGGTTATGGTATAAATTATTTTTACGAAAATTCAGATTTTTTTCGAGACATTGTCATCCCAGAAGACCAACACAAAATCGAAGATTTATTCTCTGGTATATCGCCTATTATACTAAGGATGATCCATGCTAATGGATCCATAATTTGGACGGAACACTATGTAAACATCTCGAATGATATCCTTGGAATCAAAAAGCGAATTGATGTTGTTGCACTCGATATTACCAATTCTAAAAAAACTGAATTTTCTTTATTACAGGAAAAAAATCTTAACTCAACTGTCTTTGACAATGCAGCTAATCTAATTCTCCTAACAAATGCAGATGGTTTATTGGAGAATATCAATCCAGCAGCATTAAAAGTTCTGGAATTGGACAAAAACGAAGTAATTGGAAAGTACATCCAAGATATCATTCTCGCAGAAGAGGATAGGGAATTCTTAAAAGAAGTTTTGGCAGATATAAATGAAATCCAAAACATTGCAGAAAGTTTAATCCTACGATACATAACAACAAACAGACAAATTCTATATCTAGAATGGCGCCTTGGTATCATACGTGATTCCAAAAATGAACCTTCCAAAATCATTTGGATAGGAATTGACCAAACTTCTAAACGAACAGCAGAACTAGAATTAAAAGAACTCAATAAATCTCTAGAGGAAAAAGTTAAGGAGAGAACGAAGGAACTGCAAACAAGTAATACTGAACTCAATTCTGCATTATTTGCCTTAAGAGAGGCACAAGAAAAATTAATCCAAAATGAAAAGTTGGCTTCTTTAGGACAACTTGTATCTGGTTTATCACATGAAATCAATAATCCGATTGGCATGATCAAATCTTCTGTTGAGACATTGATTGCAGAGTGGGAAGAAGAATCACATGATTTAAAAAATCAATCACTTATCGACATCCTAAATTTAATTATCGATTCGAATGATTCAGGTTTAAGAATCTTAACTGGACTCACAAATCGACAAGCTCGCAAATCACTAGCAGAATTATTGAAAGAGAATTCTATTTTATACGCAGAGGAACTAGCAGAATTATTTGTAGACTCAGGGATTCGAAATCTATCACTACCGATCTTAAAAAAGATCCAATCAGCAGTTACCAATCAAAATGATTTTAATCAATTGAGAAAGTTTCTATTGATGAAACAATCTTCAGAACATATACTCTACTCTATCAAAAGATTATCAAAAATTACATTTACTTTAAAAAACTTTGCAGGTCTTCAATCCAATTTGGAGTTAGTTGATTTTTCACTAAAAGATACAATTCACTCCGCGATTTCTTTATATAAGGAATATTTTTTACGAGATATTAACTTAATTTTAAATTTAGATTTTGAAGGCAAAATTCGATGTATCCAAGGAGATTTAGTCCAATTATGGAGTCAGATGATTTGGAATGCCATTCAAGCTGTCTCTTCCAAAGGTACGATTTCTATTAGGAGTTTTAAAACGAGTGATACTGTCATCGTTGAAATTGAAGATTCAGGAATTGGAATCCCACCCGAACACCAATCCAAAATTTTTATGCCATTTTATTCAACAAAAACATCAGGTGATGGATTAGGACTTGGACTCTATCTGGTAAAAGAAATTGTGAACCGACACAATGCAAATATCAGTTTTGAATCAGAACCAGGAAAAACAATATTTAGGGTGGGCTTTCCTTTTAAGTCGTAA
- the purM gene encoding phosphoribosylformylglycinamidine cyclo-ligase has translation MSDQNKVTYKDAGVDTEKGQEFIKRIKSNVATTHNKNVLGGLGGFAACYDVSFLKSYQEPILLSGTDGVGTKLQLARLLGIHDTVGIDLVAMCVNDILVNGGKPLFFQDYIACGKLHLPTMEGIVSGIVKGCKLAECALVGGETAEHPGVMPDEEYDLAGFVVGVVEKNKMIDGKSIKPGDTIIGLSSSGPHSNGFSLLRRLLLKDGRLPTSENDLNFIKDHVFVPTNIYVKSILSLIQKVFVKGMVHITGGGFYENIPRVLPNGIGAEINSLPESYVFSKLKKDHSLDLNDMYGTFNMGIGYILVLENGLVDTAMNELDQLGEKAFVIGKTNDSGKISITT, from the coding sequence ATGTCTGACCAAAATAAAGTAACTTATAAAGATGCCGGAGTAGATACCGAAAAAGGACAAGAATTCATAAAAAGAATCAAATCCAATGTTGCAACAACCCATAATAAAAATGTGTTAGGTGGACTTGGAGGGTTTGCAGCTTGTTATGATGTTAGTTTTTTAAAATCTTATCAGGAACCTATATTATTATCTGGGACCGATGGAGTTGGAACAAAGTTACAATTAGCCAGACTGTTGGGAATTCATGACACTGTTGGTATTGATTTGGTTGCAATGTGCGTAAACGATATTCTAGTCAACGGTGGAAAACCTTTGTTTTTTCAGGATTACATTGCCTGTGGGAAATTACATTTACCAACCATGGAAGGTATTGTCTCTGGGATTGTAAAGGGTTGTAAGTTAGCAGAATGTGCATTAGTTGGTGGAGAAACTGCGGAACACCCTGGAGTCATGCCTGATGAAGAATATGATTTAGCGGGTTTTGTTGTTGGTGTTGTCGAAAAGAATAAAATGATCGATGGTAAATCGATAAAACCAGGTGATACCATCATTGGACTTTCTTCCTCTGGACCACATAGCAATGGTTTTTCTCTTCTTCGTCGATTATTGTTGAAAGATGGTAGATTACCTACTTCCGAAAACGATTTAAATTTTATTAAAGATCATGTATTTGTTCCAACAAATATTTATGTAAAATCTATACTCTCCTTAATTCAAAAAGTATTCGTCAAAGGTATGGTTCATATTACTGGTGGAGGTTTTTACGAAAACATTCCACGCGTATTACCAAATGGTATTGGAGCTGAGATCAATTCTTTACCTGAGTCTTATGTTTTTTCAAAATTAAAAAAAGACCATTCCTTGGATTTAAATGATATGTACGGTACTTTTAATATGGGAATCGGTTACATACTCGTTCTTGAAAATGGTTTGGTAGATACGGCCATGAATGAGTTGGATCAGTTAGGAGAAAAAGCATTCGTGATTGGTAAAACGAATGATAGTGGAAAAATTTCGATTACGACTTAA
- the murI gene encoding glutamate racemase, whose translation MNSRGRYKIGIFDSGLGGLSVLRTLWKETSNIDYIYFGDLVHSPYGQKSKQKVIELSKNAFEYLIEKDCEAVLFACNTATSAAADFLRKQHSIPIFGMEPAIKPALVENQGVKIAVFATELTLKEEKFKNLVTGLTKGSEILPVPCEGLAKLIDSDRWEEAWDFLDAKIKSVLSETDIVVLGCTHYVFLRERIHYHYPNLKVYDGNLGTSLHMKKMLQLPDGSKENRNQLDILLNTSESDYVHLAGRIAKTITPNHTLSLINTTIGKLHV comes from the coding sequence ATGAATTCTCGCGGTAGATACAAGATTGGAATTTTTGATTCAGGTTTAGGTGGTCTTTCCGTGTTACGTACTTTATGGAAAGAAACTTCGAACATCGATTATATTTATTTTGGAGATTTGGTCCATTCGCCATATGGTCAAAAATCGAAACAAAAGGTAATTGAACTTTCAAAAAATGCATTTGAATATTTGATCGAAAAAGATTGTGAAGCAGTTTTGTTTGCTTGTAATACGGCGACGTCTGCTGCCGCTGATTTTTTGAGAAAACAACATTCGATTCCAATTTTTGGAATGGAGCCTGCCATAAAACCTGCCTTAGTTGAAAATCAAGGTGTAAAAATTGCCGTTTTTGCTACCGAACTCACATTAAAAGAAGAAAAGTTTAAGAATTTGGTTACAGGGCTTACGAAAGGTTCAGAAATATTACCAGTTCCATGTGAAGGTTTGGCCAAACTGATCGACTCTGATCGTTGGGAAGAAGCTTGGGATTTTTTAGATGCTAAAATTAAATCAGTACTATCTGAAACTGATATCGTTGTTTTAGGTTGTACTCATTACGTTTTTTTGAGAGAAAGAATTCATTATCATTATCCAAATTTAAAAGTTTATGACGGTAATCTCGGAACATCATTACATATGAAAAAAATGTTACAATTACCAGATGGATCTAAAGAGAATAGAAACCAACTTGATATTCTATTGAATACTTCTGAATCCGATTATGTTCACTTAGCAGGAAGAATTGCAAAAACAATCACTCCAAATCATACTCTGTCATTAATTAATACAACTATAGGAAAACTCCATGTCTGA
- a CDS encoding pyridoxal phosphate-dependent aminotransferase, with product MRRNIVHSGADALIYEIRQIVALAKQIEAMGVSITWENIGDPIQKGESVPNWMKDIVSGLVNQNKSWAYTATQGDENTRKFLAEKVNERGGAQITSEDILFFNGLGDAVAKIFGFMRREARILGPSPAYSTLSSAEAAHSGYEHLTYELNPNNDWMPDLEDIENKVKYNDSIAGILLINPDNPTGAVYPKEVMREIVKICEKYDIILICDETYAHVNYSEWGSIHLSEVIGDKVCGFALRSISKEYPWPGARCGWLEVFNRKNDPTFERYIKSLLDAKMLEVCSTTLPQLSIPLVYSHPEFLNHLKFRNLKFKKRAEKATQMLSGIPGVKVIQPKGAFYLTVLFEDDVLKSHMTLPITNQKVKDFVSPLMEKAALDRRFVLHLLASAGICVVPLSSFCCNRNGFRVTLLEEDDSKFEWIYQTLAENIKKYLAS from the coding sequence ATGAGAAGAAATATAGTCCATTCGGGTGCAGACGCCCTCATTTACGAAATTCGCCAGATTGTGGCACTTGCCAAACAAATCGAAGCCATGGGTGTTTCCATCACTTGGGAAAACATCGGTGACCCTATCCAAAAAGGGGAAAGTGTTCCCAATTGGATGAAAGACATTGTCAGCGGACTTGTGAACCAAAATAAATCTTGGGCCTATACGGCTACTCAAGGTGACGAAAACACTCGTAAATTTTTAGCAGAAAAAGTAAATGAAAGGGGTGGGGCTCAAATCACTTCTGAAGACATTTTATTCTTTAATGGTTTAGGTGATGCAGTCGCAAAAATATTTGGATTTATGAGAAGGGAAGCTCGGATTCTCGGACCTTCTCCCGCCTATTCTACGTTATCCTCTGCCGAAGCTGCTCATTCTGGTTATGAACATTTGACTTATGAATTAAACCCAAATAATGATTGGATGCCTGACTTAGAAGACATTGAGAACAAAGTTAAATACAATGATTCGATTGCAGGAATTTTACTCATTAATCCAGATAACCCAACAGGTGCCGTGTATCCAAAAGAAGTTATGCGGGAAATTGTAAAAATTTGTGAAAAATATGATATCATACTGATTTGTGACGAAACATACGCTCATGTAAATTATTCAGAATGGGGAAGTATACACCTATCAGAAGTCATTGGAGACAAGGTTTGTGGATTTGCACTTCGATCAATTTCAAAAGAATACCCATGGCCTGGTGCAAGGTGTGGATGGTTAGAAGTATTCAATCGAAAAAATGATCCAACATTCGAACGTTACATTAAATCATTGTTAGATGCTAAAATGTTGGAAGTATGTTCAACGACATTACCTCAACTTTCAATACCACTTGTATATTCGCATCCTGAGTTTTTAAATCATTTAAAATTCAGAAATTTAAAGTTTAAAAAGAGAGCTGAAAAGGCAACACAGATGTTGTCTGGAATTCCTGGTGTCAAAGTCATCCAACCCAAAGGAGCCTTTTACTTAACGGTTCTTTTTGAAGATGATGTTTTGAAATCTCATATGACTTTACCAATTACAAACCAAAAGGTGAAAGATTTTGTTTCTCCACTCATGGAAAAAGCAGCACTTGATCGAAGGTTTGTTTTACATCTGTTAGCTTCTGCAGGGATTTGTGTTGTCCCTCTCAGTTCATTTTGTTGTAATCGAAATGGATTTAGAGTGACACTTCTCGAAGAAGATGACTCCAAGTTTGAATGGATTTACCAAACATTAGCAGAGAATATTAAAAAATATCTAGCATCCTAA
- a CDS encoding S1C family serine protease: MERKNSIPPVVYINFALVFVLLFAIFFPEIRSAVTKLFSSPKPISASKQSQAIQIQSSFRNVYREAQQFVVSIRTKKTEMIFHPYAFGESREDRISSIGSGFIIDERGFVVTNYHVIKNAEIIEIIMSDGRIFPARYVGSHERADIALLKIPSEDKFTPAFLGNSDEIEVGDWAIAVGSPYGLEKTFTVGVVSAKSREDLDETGQTHIQTDTAINPGSSGGPLLNIYGEVVGINRMIRSSSGASAGIGFAIPINYAKRVLRQIEQNVGQNIRPATLGVMATTPLPDHRKSLGIPNDAVGVLVYDIEPNSAAEKGGLRRYDFIEGANGLSVRHINDLREQVGLVGLGGVLRLKILRDTQEMELSIPLVEAAYQKGK, encoded by the coding sequence ATGGAAAGAAAAAATTCGATTCCACCAGTCGTCTACATTAACTTTGCCTTAGTCTTTGTACTTTTATTCGCTATTTTTTTCCCTGAAATTCGTTCCGCTGTCACAAAACTCTTTTCTTCACCCAAACCGATTTCTGCAAGTAAGCAGAGCCAAGCCATCCAAATCCAATCGAGTTTTCGAAATGTATACCGAGAAGCCCAACAATTTGTTGTCTCAATCCGAACCAAAAAAACAGAAATGATTTTCCATCCTTATGCTTTTGGAGAGAGTCGGGAAGATCGAATTTCATCCATTGGTAGTGGGTTCATCATTGATGAACGTGGGTTTGTTGTTACCAATTACCACGTCATCAAAAATGCTGAGATCATCGAAATCATCATGTCCGATGGAAGGATATTCCCAGCACGTTATGTTGGTAGTCATGAAAGGGCAGACATAGCCCTTCTCAAAATCCCAAGCGAAGATAAATTCACTCCTGCCTTTCTTGGAAATTCAGATGAAATCGAAGTGGGAGATTGGGCCATTGCTGTTGGTTCCCCTTATGGTTTGGAAAAAACATTCACTGTGGGTGTTGTATCTGCAAAGTCGAGAGAGGATTTGGATGAAACTGGCCAAACCCATATCCAAACAGATACAGCCATCAATCCAGGTTCCAGTGGGGGACCACTCCTCAATATTTATGGTGAGGTTGTGGGTATCAATCGAATGATTCGTTCTTCCAGTGGGGCCAGTGCTGGGATTGGATTTGCCATTCCTATCAATTATGCAAAGAGAGTGCTCCGCCAGATTGAGCAAAATGTAGGCCAAAACATTCGACCCGCAACCCTCGGTGTGATGGCAACAACCCCTCTCCCAGACCATAGAAAATCCTTAGGAATTCCAAACGATGCTGTCGGAGTTCTCGTGTACGACATCGAACCAAATTCGGCAGCTGAGAAAGGTGGTTTACGCCGGTACGACTTCATTGAAGGCGCAAATGGACTCTCTGTACGCCATATCAACGATTTACGAGAACAAGTGGGACTTGTTGGTCTTGGGGGCGTCTTACGGTTGAAGATATTACGGGATACCCAAGAGATGGAATTATCGATCCCTTTGGTGGAAGCAGCCTACCAAAAGGGCAAATAA
- a CDS encoding aminopeptidase: protein MPKPLPLLPIPLPCRTKKKKLIMTISFFPFFLTSCLPYLYHLGKEQSAIILGREKIETVLNKPNIDSKTKEKLNLIREVRKFAIEELALNENGGFEYFTKLERDEIGWNVSASESLALKSYTWWFPIAGTVPYKGFFDKDMAIELENELKNKGYDTRIRAIGGYSTLGWFSDPVLSPQLSWPDHRLVGLVIHEMAHATAYLPGDTTLNESYASFVEEIGTERYYLKKEGEKSPHLEKFKKEKTRRETTIKLLKVYADRLKEIYGSDKNAETKLLLKQSTISQFKNKVIEDKLIPEEKSKEFLARDWNNEDFLGALRYHSGEVSFNHLFAKANYDLKSFHKEVKNLFDLPEDLRNNFLNESH, encoded by the coding sequence ATGCCAAAACCCCTTCCACTTTTGCCGATTCCACTCCCGTGTCGAACTAAAAAGAAAAAATTGATCATGACAATCTCGTTCTTTCCTTTTTTTCTCACTAGCTGTTTGCCCTATTTATACCACTTGGGGAAGGAACAATCTGCAATCATTTTAGGCAGAGAAAAAATCGAAACGGTATTAAACAAACCAAACATCGATTCCAAAACCAAGGAAAAATTAAACTTAATCCGTGAAGTTAGGAAGTTTGCCATCGAGGAACTGGCGCTAAATGAAAACGGTGGGTTCGAATACTTCACCAAACTAGAGCGTGACGAAATCGGATGGAATGTCAGTGCTTCGGAATCCTTAGCTCTCAAATCCTATACCTGGTGGTTCCCCATTGCAGGAACAGTTCCATACAAAGGATTCTTCGATAAAGATATGGCAATTGAGTTGGAAAACGAACTCAAGAATAAAGGGTATGATACAAGGATACGTGCCATTGGTGGATACTCTACGCTGGGTTGGTTTTCAGATCCTGTATTGTCTCCACAACTAAGTTGGCCTGACCATCGTTTGGTGGGACTTGTCATCCACGAAATGGCACATGCGACTGCTTATTTGCCAGGCGACACTACATTAAATGAATCCTATGCAAGTTTTGTCGAAGAAATTGGAACTGAACGTTATTATCTAAAAAAAGAAGGGGAAAAAAGTCCTCACTTAGAAAAATTCAAAAAAGAAAAAACAAGAAGGGAAACCACTATCAAATTACTTAAAGTTTATGCAGATCGCCTAAAAGAGATATACGGAAGTGACAAAAATGCAGAAACAAAACTACTACTAAAACAAAGTACCATCTCACAATTTAAAAATAAAGTGATTGAAGATAAATTAATCCCAGAAGAAAAATCAAAAGAATTTTTAGCACGCGATTGGAACAATGAAGACTTTCTGGGAGCCCTTCGTTACCATTCTGGTGAAGTAAGTTTTAATCATCTATTTGCGAAGGCAAATTATGATTTAAAATCATTCCATAAAGAAGTAAAAAATCTTTTTGATCTTCCTGAAGACTTACGAAATAATTTTCTAAATGAATCCCATTAG